In the Drosophila takahashii strain IR98-3 E-12201 chromosome 3R, DtakHiC1v2, whole genome shotgun sequence genome, one interval contains:
- the LOC123003334 gene encoding putative uncharacterized protein DDB_G0291608 encodes MFWTAVASSTLSSNSAESSAGLASAAPSYQQQHTKPSPLRASASSWQLSNAAFKSRLQQQQLLQQHQQQIQQQHEQQQQQQQKQSEDSVQSQQEGQPNKEQKQAVGQQKNKLQTANIKKKMSPRSESKIFKAFTSCKCTQK; translated from the coding sequence ATGTTCTGGACGGCGGTAGCCTCCTCGACGCTCTCGTCCAACAGCGCCGAGAGCTCGGCGGGATTGGCCAGCGCGGCCCCAagctaccagcagcagcacacgAAGCCATCGCCGCTGAGAGCCTCCGCCAGCAGCTGGCAGCTTAGCAATGCAGCATTCAAATCGCgtctgcaacagcaacagctactgcagcaacaccagcaacagatacagcagcaacacgaacagcagcagcagcaacagcagaagcAGTCCGAGGACTCGGTGCAATCCCAGCAGGAAGGGCAGCCAAATAAGGAGCAAAAACAGGCTGTGGGGCAGCAGAAGAACAAGCTACAAACAGCGAAcatcaaaaagaaaatgagTCCGAGGAGTGAGAGTAAAATATTCAAAGCTTTCACCTCCTGCAAGTGCACACAGAAGTAG